The Peromyscus leucopus breed LL Stock unplaced genomic scaffold, UCI_PerLeu_2.1 scaffold_1430, whole genome shotgun sequence genome includes the window acaggTTTATGGATTTTGGGTCATGCACTATGGCATGGGGACACTGCCAGGTCTTAtctcacaaagaaaagtgactctacatccccaccatccatccacccaccacctTCAACTTCTGTTGGGACATCCCATCTCCCTTGCctgtccatgctggaattttaagCTGGTTGGTCACTTGCGGACTTTCCACTGTTAACAACAGCACCTGTGAGTTCACATTTTTGTCACACCCCCATAGATGGTGTTGCCACTATTGCCCCAGTGGTCACATCTTGACAGGCTGTTCAGAATTATAGCAAGCAGGGTTTGGCACTTGGTGAGACAATCCATAAGGACTTCTTCAAACTGATGTTCTTCAGACATCCTGGGGTAGTAACTGGAACAGAGTGAAGTCATGCATCTGGAACATGGTTCTTGATCTCCTTCATCAATCCATATTTCTTGGAGCCTCCCAGGGACTCTCACTGATTCAGTGGAAGATCATAGGTCTGTGATCCATTTTCCTATGTTATCACTCCCCTCCAAGTCCTGCTGCAGTCTGTCAGGGTATCTATGGGTTGTCACATGACAGACACATGAACTCCACTCTAGTGTTTACTGTCGATTTTACCAAGATCAGAGGCCATGTGAATTACTGTTCTTAGTACCAACCAATCTGTGAACCTTTACCGTGAAGTCAAAGACTGTGTACTCCCTAGCCAAGTGGAATTTCCTCAGCTATCACAATTCATACATGTGGAAATACATAGGGAAATTTCTTTAAAAGGTGGTCTGAAAACTGACAGCCTAAGGTATATTCTTAGATTTACATTGTACAAGGAGAAATTGACcactcaagttgtcctctgaaatTCACACCTATAAcatggcacatgtgtacatgtatacatacaataATCCATgtcatataaaatttcaaaagcctGTGTTTAAGGGTCTCAATactgtgacaagacaccatgaccaaagatcTCAATTAAAGGACGTGGCTAACTGGGCTAATGATTTCGGAGTGTTTGAGACCATGATGGTAGAACAGAGGAATGACGGCTGGgaaagctgagagttcacatcttgatacTCAAGAAGTGGGAAGAAAGTGAACTTGGGATATTGAGAGGCATTCAAAGTTTAAAGAAacttgtaactggagttttctcaAGTCCAACCCAGCCCCTtgaccccacaaccacttataaaataatcactctgaagctcatattatttaaactgctcgacCATTACCTCAGACCTACCACTTTCTAGCTTTTACATGTAAACTTAGCCcacttctgttaatctatatgtgaccacatgttccatggctttacctgctgccttacatgctgctccctggacagtaggCTGGGatcacctcagccttccacttcccagacttctcctgctctttgtcccgcctatacttcctgcctggctactggccaatcagcattttatttatcaatcaattgtCCACAGCAGAAAATTTATAAGTTAACCTTGGCTTTTCAAACCATTATTTACTTCAGAGTGTTTATGGCTGTTGGTAAAgctgttttctgtgtttggtCTTTTGACTGTGTTTTCAGCAGTTGAAGAGCACAGAACAAGGATCCTTAGGATCCCTAAAGATCaacaggaagggagaaatagTGGGGAAGCCTGCAGTCAAAGCTTCATCTACATGCCTCAACAAGAGACCCCAGTCTGTTAAAACAGTGTGAAAGATGAGACAAATAAAATTTAGGAGGTACAGGGCAACAAATGTGACGACCACCATCAGGACGGTTTGGGCTGCTCTGGTCTCAGCATGGCCTCTGTGGTTCTGATTGGCAGTGAGGATGTGCTTTATTCGCTGGTGATGTCTATGAAGGACAAGCACCATGGAGACACTGGTCCAGGTCATGATGCTGATGAATGTGGCATCATGGGTAAAATGCAAGAAGATGAAAACTACACTGAATCCAGACATGGAGCAGAGAAACTTGCTGTTATTGTTAGTGTCATTGCCTGGGCTCTGTGGACCACTGACTTTGATAGGAATGTAGACATTATTTAAGACACTGAACAACCAACAACAGTAACAAGAATAACTCAGGACATCAGGGGTTCTTCCTCGAAGCATCAACCTACCCCAGTGACCAGGAACAAGAGTGACAAACTGATGGATGCTCAGGACACAGGTGGAGCACATGTTTGTGCTTCGAGCCACCATGCgaatgaagaaaacaattttgCATTGCATGTTAGTTGCAGGTTTCCTTggaacaaaaaccatcacattgctTGGAAATGCAGTTACAAGGAGAAGGAAGGCATTGGACACAGCCAAGTTAGTGACAATGACCTGTGTGGGCCTCAGTCGAGAGCCAGTAAAGATGGGAGAAAAAttatggaaaaacagaagaatGTTGGCCACGGTCCCAATCCCAACCTGGAAAAGCAGGAGCATCTGGAGAGCCAATTCCTCAGTGGTTTTTAGAGCTTTACTCTGAGAGGACATGGAGAGGACTTCTGTGCAGACAGGAGTGATGACCCGGAACAACACAACTGTCTTCACGACACTTCTCAATCGTCTGAGCATAATGAATAATTTGAGTCTTTACTTCTTCTATGAAGGGAGACACTATTGTATCACTGTACAAGAGCTGCCTGGGAGAACACTGCATAGACAACTCAGATTATTATTTTGTACTTCATGTACTTTCCCTCAGCTCATGTCAGAAGTGTATAAGTGATACAAGTGTATCAGTCTTGGTCAACATGCCACTCATTGTAACACAGTATAGCTTATGAACATATGGATAGTAAACAGGggaacacatttttgcatcattgaTTACAGCATCTTTCCTCTTAACACGATGATTTCTTCATCCCAAGGAAATGCCTGTTTCACAGTTTAGCACTTATCTGAAAATGGCATTTAATGTGACATCTATATATAGGATGGCTGATTTTTAGCTGATGGATGGAGACTGACTGTTCCTCTGGAAAACTATGTATAAAGTAAGTTTCAGACTAAACAAGAGCTTTCAAAGACATGTTTCAAGAACATGAGTTTGGAAAGAATCCGTCTGTGCAAATGGTTTGACTGTGATGGTGTATATTTTGAGTGTGGCTAAGGGAAGCTGGTGTTGACTCACCAGCATCTCCAGCAactccagcttctgcttcctcctAAAAATAGTTAATATACagaaaatgatgaataaatgaaatgctTTGGTTCCTGGGGACCATATGTGTTGAGGATTACAAATTGGAGGTCTGAGAGATGAGTCTTGACAAGACTCATGTTCAAATCCAGCACCTACTTGGTCGTTCATATCCATCTGTAACTTCTGTTCCCCAAAAAGAATGACCTCCCAAGGCTTTTGTGGCACTGCACAAAGGTGgtgacatacatacaggcagttAAAACACTAGATGCCTAAAGTAAAATTACTATAACTTAAAAAGGACAAGaatacaaatttttaatttataaaatcttGGAAGTAAataagtaacaaaaacaaaaccagatagcTTTTGAGAAAATTTTATACAGATCATCTAAGTGATagaatacaaaatatttcaaaaaagtaACTAGTTTTCTGATCATAAATATGAACCTcgatttaaacatatatatacttatatacaaagGCAGCCCTAAAAGTTCTATCACAGAACTCCTTCAGCAGATAAGCACCTTTAGTAAAATGACTGGATACAAGATAACTTGAAAAATCagaagccctcctatataaaaatgataaacatgctaagaaagaaatcaaagaaacaacacccttcaaaACAgtcacaaataacaaaataacttggtgtaattctaaccaagcaagtgaaagacctatataaCAAGAAtttcaagtttttgaagaaaaaaatggagaaggtATCAGATATAGGAAGATCTcatatgctcatggattggtaggattaacatagtaaaacggCCATTGTACCAAATGCTATCTACAGAGTCAAAGGAATCTCCATTAATTTCCTACACAAATCCTCACAGATCTCCAACGAATAATACTCGACTACATATGGAAAACCACAATGCAGGAAAGCTAGAACAATAgtgtacaataaaataacttcATGAGGTATCATCATGTctaatttcaagctctactacaagaatatagtaataaaaaccacattatAGTGacaaaaaacagaaagttggATCAATGAAATCAAAGACTCatatgtaaatccacacacctatggacacctgatttttgacaaagaagccaaaattatacaatggaaaaagaaaatatcttcaacataTGGTGCTCATCTAAATGGATGTCAGTGTGTAGAAGACTGTAaaaagatccatatctatcaccctacacaaaaatcAAGTTCAAGTAAGTCAaagatcacttttatttttatttaagaaatttttttattcattttacatactaatcacagatccTTCTCTTACCtatcctcctgctcccctcaggGATACACCATAAACCAacacccatccactcctccaaaagccTCCTACATTCAGCTGAGGTGGGATCATGGGCCTCTCCacagcatcaaggctgagcaaggcatcccaccataggtaatgggctccagacagctagctcatgcaccagggatagtaGATCAAAGATCTTAACATAAATCAGGTTACACTGAActcatagaaaagaaagtatggaatagccttgaatgtgttggcacaggagaccatttcctgaATACAACACCAATAATGCAGACACCAAgatctacaattaataaatggaacctcatgaaactgaaaagcttctgtgaggCAAAGGGCACTGTCAATAGAATTAAACAGCATCCTACAGAATGGacaaagatcttcaccaaccccacatatgacagtgggctgatttccaaaatataaagaactcaatttAGACTATATATGGAAAAATCCCCATGGACCAAAGAATTTCATTTAATCATAATTTCTATATCTTAACTATTTTTGtgaggaagcagaagctggagaTGCTGGAGATGCTGGTGAGTCAACACCACCTTCCCTTAGCCACAATCAAAATATGTTGATACACCATCACAGTTAAACCAATTGCACAGACTGATTCTTTCCAAACTCATGTCCTTGAAACATGTCTTTGAAAGCTTTTGTTTAGTCTGAAACTTAGTTCATACATAGTTTTCCAGAGGAACAGTCAGTCTCCATCCATCAGCTAAAAATCAGCCATCCTATATTTGGTGTcacattaaatttcattttcagataAGTGCTAAACTGTGAAAAATGCATTTCCTTGGGATGAAGACATCATTGAATCATTAGGtaaagaagagacaaaaaagcAACTATCCTAACCATTAATGTTGACTTCAGAAGAGTTGTTGTACGGAGAAGAGAATGATAGACATCTACAGTTACAGGAATCCCACCTGTAAGCCACAGCAATTTTAGAGATGCTCACAGAGATAAAGCCAGCTCCTAAATATTTACTGAAGAAACACAGGTCTGACTTCTCCATTTGAAGATTTTATCTTCCCTGAGACAGATCCAAGAAAATGCTTACCTCTCTGATAACTCGGTGGAGCATGGTGCAGATGACTGAATGAATACAGATTAACAATGCTCATAAAAGGACTGTGTATCTAGATTAACATCCCTCGAGTGCATTACTTTGTCATCTGTGATGTCAGTGACATTTATTTGCATGGAGACTTTGGATACTTccaatgaagggaaaaaaaacattgGTCCTCAGGGAAAATCACAATTATTACCTTCTGCTTGTTAAAGATAAtgtttatgactttgttggatcCTAAGGAATAGCTGTCAGAAGTCAGAAAAAGTTTCTCATGTTTCCTTTGGGAGCATCTAGGTTTTCAATTTGTGTTGTCATCAGGTGTGGAGAGCTGCACTCCAGTGTAGATCAAGGGATTTGTTCGATGTATTTCCAAAGGGGTTCATTGTACAGTACTATTTCTACTTGGGAAATCATGCTGACATGAAGTCCTTCAGGAAGACCATCAACATGTCATCAGGAGTCTGGTATTTTTCCATCTGTGAACCAAGAAGTGTTGGAAAAGATAATGAACTTGAGGTAAGCCAGAACAGAGATGAGTCACACAGTGGCAGACAGCTCCATGGTGGGGAGAGTGGcttgaagaaataataaagaataaaaaaccaTTTTGTCAATCATGCttggagcagagaaagaaagaaggatatTTCAGAGAAGCATGGCTGTGTGCTGTAACATCCTGTGCTAGAGTGTGGGAATAGGGGAAGGAAAAGTACAATATTTCATCACAGTGAAATTTTTTCCAAACCTCTTTTTCAGCATGGCTTAAGGTCAGCCAATCTTTCTACAGgtgttccttctgttttggtGCATAATACCTTGGCCAGGTTATTGGCCTATGTAACATGACTGTTTAGTCTCCAATATAAGGCCATAGGTTTTATTGTCTTAGACAGAAGTAGgtttccaggaaatctgagacactacaaaaagaccagatataaaaataatagaaatagaggaaggggaagaaacacaggtcaaaggcacagaaaatattttcaatagaatcatagaagaaaatgtcccaacCTAAAGATGACATGCATACCAAGGTACAGGGAGCACACAGAACCCCAAATGGACCAGACCACAAACAAGTCCCCTTGGTACTTGATCATCAAAACACTAAGTGTttagaacaaaaaagaatgttaaaaactGCAAGGTAAAAGATCAAGTTAGGGATTGGGTTttaaaaaaagaccaagtaatatataaaggcagacctatcagattTACCCCTttcttctcagtggagacttttaaagccagaagggcctggacaaaCATGCTAAGATAATTGTGAATTTATGTGATGACTGtctgtcatttttgtttatttttttctatcctcAGTTCTTCCTGTATTATTCCCCTTGGGGTAGGAAGAGATATGAGACTGTATGTGTGCCATTACCAGAATTTTAGGTGATCTCTTTATTGGCACCACAGTATAAAAAGGAAATTGGGATTTCAGTCCTGGGGTTcttaatttcattaataaaagCCTGCAAGAAGCGATCCAATGGAAGCTta containing:
- the LOC114688771 gene encoding vomeronasal type-1 receptor 4-like produces the protein MSSQSKALKTTEELALQMLLLFQVGIGTVANILLFFHNFSPIFTGSRLRPTQVIVTNLAVSNAFLLLVTAFPSNVMVFVPRKPATNMQCKIVFFIRMVARSTNMCSTCVLSIHQFVTLVPGHWGRLMLRGRTPDVLSYSCYCCWLFSVLNNVYIPIKVSGPQSPGNDTNNNSKFLCSMSGFSVVFIFLHFTHDATFISIMTWTSVSMVLVLHRHHQRIKHILTANQNHRGHAETRAAQTVLMVVVTFVALYLLNFICLIFHTVLTDWGLLLRHVDEALTAGFPTISPFLLIFRDPKDPCSVLFNC